The Neochlamydia sp. AcF84 genome contains a region encoding:
- the folK gene encoding 2-amino-4-hydroxy-6-hydroxymethyldihydropteridine diphosphokinase, with product MHLPEVFVGLGGNVGDSYAILSHAIEKMAALSSIYDLEVSRFYCTTPVSSISQRFYINAVCRFKTTLLPQELLRQLQSIEKSLGKQAKPKEAPRRVDLDILFYGREIVNEPDLQIPHPYWHERLFVIAPLADLVTHLFVPQPGRAKPLEPFNVRKYLQEFPNIHQETVTPLSEISRKNLCRLYPLKNSLSVKGNP from the coding sequence ATGCATCTGCCAGAAGTTTTTGTGGGTTTAGGAGGCAATGTGGGAGACAGTTATGCGATTTTATCCCATGCTATAGAAAAAATGGCTGCTCTTTCTAGTATTTACGATTTAGAGGTTTCTCGCTTTTATTGTACAACACCTGTAAGCTCTATCTCTCAAAGATTTTATATCAACGCTGTTTGTCGCTTTAAAACAACGCTTTTACCTCAAGAGCTGTTAAGACAGTTGCAGTCTATTGAGAAAAGCTTAGGCAAGCAAGCAAAGCCTAAAGAAGCTCCTCGAAGAGTGGACTTAGATATTTTATTTTATGGAAGGGAAATAGTGAATGAACCTGATCTACAAATTCCTCATCCTTATTGGCATGAAAGGCTTTTTGTTATAGCTCCTTTAGCTGACCTGGTCACTCACTTATTTGTTCCTCAACCGGGCCGAGCTAAACCTTTAGAGCCCTTTAATGTAAGGAAATATCTTCAAGAATTTCCTAATATTCATCAAGAAACTGTCACCCCACTTTCAGAAATATCAAGGAAAAACTTATGCAGACTGTACCCTTTAAAAAATTCTCTATCGGT
- a CDS encoding ATP-binding protein codes for MSKRVYIKFINRQQELSRLNRLANSKEAAMAVIWGRRRVGKTRLLLEWAQQYQ; via the coding sequence ATAAGCAAAAGAGTATATATAAAATTTATTAATCGACAGCAAGAGCTGTCTCGCTTGAATCGCCTAGCTAATAGCAAGGAAGCAGCAATGGCCGTTATTTGGGGAAGAAGGCGGGTGGGAAAAACTCGCCTACTTTTAGAATGGGCTCAACAATATCAGTAG
- a CDS encoding Fic family protein produces the protein MPFHPHFTITIPLASALTAIERTRGFLEAAKLSENWLSKMQARALILEAHHTTHLEGTHLSLDQSKKLLSGVKMSDVNSEDVRELLNYKKAFDFVADYVFSHGAITEGLIGEIHKRLVEGVRGNSAQPGHYRTIQNYVANSKTKEIIYTPPAPYDVPLLMAELVDWLQHEEKIPPVLLAGIAQFQLVHIHPFLDGNGRTARLLSTLCLHRSGYDFKKLFTISEYYDRNRQEYYQAIQSVRNNHMDMTSWLEYFSTALETQMHEIQLKGSQAIKLDILALKYKLSERQKQALEILLEAEKKFTIQEYELLCPNINRRSLQRDLSHLIEMGLILQEGIKKATHYRINPYLE, from the coding sequence TTGCCATTTCATCCTCATTTTACTATTACTATCCCATTAGCATCCGCTCTTACAGCGATTGAACGAACACGAGGTTTTTTAGAAGCTGCTAAGCTTTCAGAGAATTGGTTATCCAAAATGCAAGCTCGTGCACTAATTTTGGAAGCTCATCATACTACTCATCTAGAAGGGACTCACTTGAGCCTCGATCAGTCTAAAAAGCTGCTTTCCGGGGTGAAAATGTCGGATGTTAATTCTGAAGACGTAAGGGAGTTATTGAATTATAAAAAGGCTTTTGATTTTGTTGCTGACTATGTTTTTTCCCACGGAGCCATTACTGAAGGCTTGATTGGAGAAATTCACAAACGCTTAGTCGAAGGTGTGCGAGGAAATAGTGCTCAACCAGGCCACTACAGAACCATTCAAAATTACGTAGCTAATTCAAAAACCAAAGAAATCATTTATACTCCCCCTGCACCCTATGATGTTCCCCTACTCATGGCTGAACTAGTCGATTGGTTACAACATGAAGAAAAGATCCCTCCTGTGCTGTTAGCTGGAATTGCCCAATTTCAGCTAGTTCATATCCATCCTTTTCTAGACGGTAATGGCAGGACAGCTCGGCTGCTATCCACCTTATGTCTTCATCGGTCGGGATATGATTTTAAAAAGCTTTTCACAATTAGCGAATATTATGATCGCAATCGACAGGAGTATTATCAAGCCATCCAGTCTGTTAGAAACAATCATATGGATATGACAAGCTGGCTGGAGTATTTTTCTACAGCATTGGAGACACAAATGCATGAAATCCAACTTAAAGGATCTCAGGCGATTAAATTGGATATTTTAGCCCTAAAATATAAACTGTCTGAAAGGCAAAAACAGGCCCTAGAAATTTTACTTGAAGCAGAAAAAAAGTTTACTATTCAAGAATACGAATTGCTCTGTCCTAACATTAACCGACGTTCGCTCCAACGAGACCTTTCCCATCTGATAGAAATGGGGTTGATTTTACAGGAAGGGATCAAAAAAGCTACCCATTATAGAATTAACCCTTACCTAGAATAA